One Bacteriovorax sp. PP10 DNA window includes the following coding sequences:
- a CDS encoding APC family permease: protein MTELKRVLGLPMLTFYGTGMILGAGIYTVIGKAAGVAGESIWLSLIFAAFSAALSALSYAELASMFPSVGGVYVYLGEAFPKTKWISNSSGLMMSLAGVATSAAVALAFAGYVQHFIEFSPALIACAVLIIFTGTNILGIQETSWMNVVFTLIEVFGLLVFIYLGTQSPKFGEALYTMPTFATLSGSALIIFAYFGFENMVNFAEETKNPEKTLPRAILLSICITTILYVLVALAAISLLPIDQLAHSKAPLSDAVHPISSKLAGALGGIALFATANTVLIALATTSRILYGMAKKKAVPAVFCKLHPTRQTPWVADVLICVLSIAILPLGKVEILASISSFATMVAFFAVHVALIVLRVQRPELERPFSVPFSFKGIPVLPVMGGLVTLLLTLQFEKTVYVVGAVFLVIIVVSQLVRKR from the coding sequence ATGACGGAATTAAAAAGAGTACTTGGTCTTCCTATGCTGACGTTCTACGGAACAGGGATGATTTTAGGAGCAGGAATCTATACTGTCATTGGAAAGGCCGCAGGTGTCGCCGGTGAAAGTATTTGGTTAAGTCTTATTTTTGCGGCCTTCTCCGCGGCCCTTTCCGCCTTATCTTACGCCGAACTCGCATCAATGTTTCCCAGTGTTGGTGGCGTCTATGTTTATCTCGGAGAAGCTTTTCCAAAAACTAAATGGATTTCAAACTCGAGTGGTTTGATGATGTCACTTGCAGGAGTCGCTACTTCTGCAGCAGTTGCTCTCGCTTTTGCCGGATACGTGCAACACTTTATTGAATTTTCACCTGCGCTGATTGCCTGTGCCGTATTAATTATTTTTACCGGTACTAATATTTTAGGAATTCAAGAAACCAGTTGGATGAACGTTGTATTCACCTTGATTGAAGTTTTTGGTCTATTGGTTTTTATCTATCTAGGAACACAATCACCAAAATTTGGAGAGGCCTTATATACGATGCCTACATTCGCAACACTTTCAGGTAGCGCCCTGATTATTTTTGCTTATTTTGGTTTTGAAAATATGGTGAACTTTGCTGAAGAAACTAAAAATCCAGAAAAGACACTTCCTCGTGCGATCTTACTCAGTATTTGTATTACAACTATATTGTATGTATTAGTCGCACTGGCCGCCATCAGCCTTCTTCCTATAGATCAACTTGCTCACAGTAAGGCACCTTTATCGGATGCAGTTCATCCTATTTCCTCAAAACTTGCAGGCGCTCTTGGTGGTATTGCCCTTTTTGCAACGGCGAACACTGTTCTCATTGCATTGGCAACGACGAGTAGAATTTTATATGGGATGGCAAAAAAGAAAGCAGTACCGGCAGTCTTTTGTAAGCTTCATCCAACAAGACAGACACCGTGGGTTGCAGATGTTCTAATATGTGTTCTCTCAATTGCAATACTACCGTTAGGTAAGGTTGAAATCCTCGCCAGCATTTCTTCATTTGCGACAATGGTTGCGTTTTTTGCAGTTCACGTAGCTCTGATTGTTTTGAGGGTTCAAAGACCAGAACTGGAAAGACCATTCAGTGTTCCTTTTAGTTTTAAAGGAATTCCAGTTTTGCCTGTAATGGGTGGATTGGTAACGCTTCTTCTAACTCTGCAATTCGAAAAAACAGTGTATGTCGTCGGTGCAGTCTTTCTCGTTATTATCGTTGTTTCTCAATTGGTGAGAAAGCGCTAG
- a CDS encoding L,D-transpeptidase has protein sequence MRRTFTSLMILTLLGILPLKSAIAQSIYDDYNYNSYDDSTYNNEYFVAANGLRVRSSAQDTGKVMGLLNLNDKVQVTSELINGKFVEIEILNSQASMLPAEKYFVVKEFLSQKQIDYKEFTGKYFIVVNVATETLRLYERQCLDNSCPNKMIMETEVVVGEDKDNAASDKGKGRSILGSYRITGWSKFYEDGEKHYPAWYKEGYPMPPALGDNDWKDWGKNKYMPPGVNGEQEGKMRGAFGWYAAFVAPHAYGQWTHGTVGWGANKDEYIKKTKKFMINVVTNPRSSGCTRNNNEAIAFLRQLTETGTPIIKIYAREALLNPNYHGESRSWQYVMTKKAGQRADRAEVVKALGVTDADVSKYWNAKMSGGAGVIDPTSLLNQILEVGTYTLDTQPTVFPFTPRKKIFGKWRATGRNGNVYGLKEEEMSPGVYYVDAGFLNGYRHPYVVMQVSGFMDEETPPWMRASLLKR, from the coding sequence ATGAGGCGCACTTTCACATCACTAATGATCCTAACACTGCTCGGAATTCTCCCACTTAAATCGGCAATCGCTCAATCAATCTACGACGACTACAATTACAACTCGTATGACGATTCAACTTATAACAACGAATACTTTGTTGCTGCCAACGGACTCAGAGTACGTTCATCAGCACAAGACACTGGAAAGGTCATGGGCCTTCTAAATCTTAACGATAAGGTTCAGGTCACGAGTGAATTAATCAACGGAAAATTCGTTGAAATCGAAATCCTAAACTCACAAGCTTCAATGCTTCCAGCAGAAAAGTATTTCGTTGTTAAGGAATTCCTTTCTCAAAAACAAATCGACTATAAAGAGTTCACTGGAAAATATTTTATCGTTGTAAACGTTGCCACTGAAACACTTCGTTTATACGAACGCCAATGCCTGGATAACAGCTGTCCAAATAAAATGATTATGGAAACTGAAGTTGTAGTTGGTGAAGATAAAGACAACGCTGCTTCTGATAAAGGGAAAGGGCGCTCAATTCTTGGATCATACAGAATCACTGGATGGTCGAAGTTCTATGAAGACGGTGAAAAGCATTACCCGGCCTGGTACAAAGAAGGATATCCAATGCCACCAGCTCTTGGTGACAACGATTGGAAAGACTGGGGAAAAAATAAATACATGCCTCCTGGAGTAAACGGAGAACAAGAAGGCAAGATGAGAGGAGCTTTCGGTTGGTATGCAGCTTTCGTTGCTCCACACGCTTACGGCCAATGGACTCACGGTACAGTTGGTTGGGGTGCTAATAAAGATGAGTACATTAAGAAAACAAAAAAGTTCATGATTAACGTTGTGACAAATCCAAGAAGCTCAGGTTGCACAAGAAACAACAATGAGGCCATTGCATTTTTAAGACAGTTAACTGAGACAGGAACACCGATCATTAAAATTTATGCGAGAGAAGCTCTATTAAATCCAAACTACCATGGAGAGTCTCGTTCATGGCAATATGTGATGACGAAAAAAGCAGGTCAGAGAGCTGATCGCGCCGAAGTGGTTAAAGCACTTGGTGTAACGGATGCTGACGTTTCGAAATACTGGAATGCTAAAATGTCAGGTGGAGCAGGTGTGATTGATCCTACTAGTCTGTTGAATCAAATTCTTGAAGTAGGAACTTATACATTAGATACTCAACCGACAGTGTTTCCATTTACTCCTCGTAAGAAAATTTTCGGGAAGTGGAGAGCTACTGGTAGAAACGGTAACGTTTACGGACTAAAAGAAGAAGAGATGTCTCCAGGTGTTTATTATGTAGATGCTGGGTTCTTGAATGGATACCGCCATCCGTATGTGGTTATGCAAGTTTCTGGGTTTATGGATGAAGAGACTCCGCCTTGGATGAGAGCTAGTTTACTAAAAAGATAA
- a CDS encoding arginase family protein, which yields MTINIFYNPNNDLRLLDYGIEIPVAGDRALKVFESLKEKNPGLQTFDGHVPSFTREDLMRVHNADYVSRLYDSEETLLNELMTCFELINKDGSYNRYNPTIATKKLSDAFGVILKRVTMTYVSSKSALETGFSYHLGGGSHHAMSFGGRGFGLLNDIVITLRKLQAEGLIKTAWVVDVDAHKGDGTSELTQKDDSITTLSIHMRDGWPLDQGNPETDPWFIPSNVEIGIGAEENRSYLTKLKAGLEELESKFPKPDLVLVVNGADPYEHDGLPSSGLLKLTKEEMLERDMMIYNFFSERKIPQTYVMSGGYGDRSWEIYSQFLNRLSL from the coding sequence ATGACAATCAATATTTTTTACAACCCAAATAACGATCTAAGACTACTTGATTATGGAATTGAAATTCCCGTGGCGGGCGATCGTGCGCTGAAGGTTTTTGAATCTTTAAAAGAGAAGAATCCTGGGCTTCAGACTTTTGATGGGCATGTTCCTTCGTTTACTCGAGAAGATTTAATGCGCGTTCATAATGCGGATTATGTTTCTCGTCTTTATGACAGTGAAGAGACATTGCTGAATGAATTGATGACATGTTTTGAATTAATCAACAAAGATGGTTCTTATAACCGTTATAATCCAACGATAGCTACAAAAAAACTTAGTGATGCTTTTGGAGTCATTCTTAAGCGAGTGACGATGACTTATGTTTCTTCGAAGTCGGCACTTGAAACTGGATTTAGTTATCACTTAGGTGGTGGATCTCACCATGCTATGAGTTTTGGTGGAAGAGGATTCGGACTGCTTAATGATATTGTGATCACGCTTAGAAAACTTCAGGCCGAAGGTTTGATTAAAACTGCATGGGTTGTAGACGTTGATGCTCATAAAGGTGATGGGACGAGTGAGCTGACTCAGAAAGATGATTCAATCACGACTCTTAGTATTCATATGAGAGATGGATGGCCGCTTGATCAAGGGAATCCTGAAACTGATCCTTGGTTTATTCCTTCGAATGTTGAGATTGGGATTGGAGCTGAAGAAAATAGATCTTATCTGACGAAGCTGAAAGCTGGACTGGAGGAGTTGGAGAGTAAGTTTCCAAAACCTGATCTTGTGTTAGTTGTGAATGGTGCTGATCCTTATGAACATGATGGGCTTCCTAGTTCAGGGCTTCTGAAGCTGACGAAAGAAGAGATGTTGGAAAGAGATATGATGATTTATAATTTCTTCTCAGAGAGAAAGATTCCTCAGACGTATGTTATGTCTGGTGGGTATGGGGATAGATCGTGGGAGATCTACTCGCAGTTTCTTAATCGTTTATCATTGTAA
- a CDS encoding cyclopropane-fatty-acyl-phospholipid synthase family protein yields the protein MKTHTRVETIFKNNSAIQKSDQSIVFRLLSSIFEKSITTGRLRVIDVYGGVHDFGNGAGDRAAIRFHKSSAYWKLLLNPDLYLGEAYMNGDITITEGSISDLLDVILKNVPSQGGFVTPTTLALNAVDFCMRHFPQINTPEKSRENVSHHYDLSSNLYKLFLDHEWQYSCAYFASGKETLEEAQTNKMKLLVKKLLIKPEHHVLDIGCGWGGLARYIARETGARVTGVTLSKEQLTYAENRTREEGLSGRVKFKLCDYRHLEGVYDRIVSVGMFEHVGIDSYQTFFNTVRKRLKEDGVALLHSIGRSTIPVATNPWIKKYIFPGGYIPALSEVIPHVEKSGLILTDLEILRLHYAKTLKEWRKRFNEHRSSAQSIYDERFCRMWEFYLASSEASFKYSGNMVFHMQLTRDQKAVPLTRDYLYEKYLPGSLNFK from the coding sequence ATGAAAACTCATACTCGCGTTGAAACGATATTTAAAAACAATTCTGCAATCCAAAAATCAGACCAATCCATAGTGTTTCGACTTTTGTCTTCTATTTTTGAAAAATCCATCACTACAGGAAGATTGCGAGTCATTGATGTGTACGGAGGCGTTCATGATTTCGGCAACGGAGCAGGAGATAGGGCCGCTATTCGCTTCCATAAATCATCAGCTTATTGGAAACTTCTTTTAAACCCAGACCTTTATCTTGGTGAAGCTTATATGAATGGCGACATTACGATTACCGAAGGATCTATCTCGGACTTGTTAGATGTCATTCTTAAAAATGTACCGAGTCAAGGTGGGTTTGTTACACCAACTACTCTGGCCTTAAACGCCGTTGATTTTTGTATGAGGCATTTTCCACAGATTAACACTCCCGAAAAGTCCCGTGAAAATGTGAGTCACCATTATGATTTGTCATCCAATCTATATAAATTATTCCTTGATCACGAGTGGCAGTACTCGTGTGCTTATTTTGCTTCTGGTAAGGAAACACTAGAAGAAGCGCAAACAAATAAGATGAAGCTTCTTGTGAAGAAGCTTTTAATAAAACCAGAACATCATGTTCTTGATATCGGATGCGGTTGGGGAGGATTGGCCCGTTACATCGCTCGTGAAACTGGAGCAAGAGTAACTGGCGTGACGCTTTCGAAAGAGCAACTCACTTATGCTGAAAACAGAACCCGTGAAGAAGGACTGTCCGGCCGAGTGAAATTTAAGCTTTGTGATTATCGTCATCTCGAAGGAGTTTATGATCGTATTGTTTCAGTTGGAATGTTCGAGCATGTAGGCATTGACTCTTACCAGACTTTTTTTAACACTGTCCGAAAGCGGCTTAAGGAAGATGGAGTGGCCCTTCTTCATTCAATTGGAAGATCTACCATTCCAGTGGCAACGAATCCTTGGATTAAAAAATACATTTTTCCAGGTGGATATATCCCAGCTCTTTCTGAAGTCATTCCTCATGTTGAAAAGAGTGGATTGATTCTTACTGACTTGGAAATTCTACGTCTTCATTATGCAAAAACTCTAAAAGAATGGAGAAAGCGCTTTAATGAACATCGCAGTAGCGCTCAAAGTATTTATGATGAACGTTTTTGTCGAATGTGGGAGTTCTATCTCGCTTCATCAGAGGCTTCATTTAAATATAGCGGTAATATGGTTTTTCATATGCAACTGACAAGGGATCAAAAAGCAGTTCCTTTAACGAGAGATTATCTCTATGAAAAATATTTGCCGGGTTCTTTGAATTTTAAATAA
- a CDS encoding M3 family oligoendopeptidase translates to MKNLQTASWDNTNIYSNLHDPKIESDYKIIETNTKTLESKSAFYTQLITQIENNDFTELYKQMELTKELTRLSLDSDIIFYKIAGYASTCNSVNALDYDAKALIDKVMQLSTEFSKALKPIQICVQKSPVDFFAAFLDDPRTKELTYKLTKERKELDHLLSVNEEVLLTGFKQDGISAWGKLYKDISGSMKVNIDGNLVGLATANNLYSHSDRPTREKAYRAINEGWRQNEISACSILNSINGWRNEDFKVRSTKKPLHYLDKSCLTSGITRETLDTLMQVTYDKRSVGQEILSMMAGELSIDKLGPWDLMAPKPEVTSSEKTSYPEAIAIIKEAFNEVNPEMGAFAQMMMDKKWIDCADTENRSQGAYCTGFPSVREPRVFMTYDGSMKNVITLAHEIGHAYHSWVMRDLPFNETHYTMTLAETASIFAETTVRDYLLRTSKSKDELKTILWQEIQSAQSLLINIPSRFEFEKRFVELRMKKNVTVPETKELMIASQKYWYENTLTEYDEMFWASKLHFSISGLSFYNYPYLFGYLFSMGIYAKKDSLGADFHSKYVELLRDTGRMTAEELVLKHFNEDISKKEFWLRSIRIVEDSVKKYKNL, encoded by the coding sequence ATGAAAAACCTGCAAACAGCTTCTTGGGACAACACAAACATTTATTCAAATTTGCACGATCCTAAAATCGAATCAGATTATAAAATCATCGAAACAAATACCAAAACACTTGAATCAAAAAGTGCATTCTATACTCAACTTATCACTCAAATTGAAAACAACGACTTTACTGAACTCTATAAGCAGATGGAGCTCACGAAAGAGTTAACTCGCCTATCGCTTGATTCAGATATCATTTTTTATAAGATCGCGGGTTATGCTTCAACTTGCAACTCAGTCAATGCTCTTGATTACGATGCAAAAGCTTTAATCGATAAAGTGATGCAGCTTTCAACTGAATTTTCCAAAGCTCTAAAGCCAATACAAATCTGTGTTCAGAAATCACCTGTTGATTTCTTCGCGGCCTTCTTAGATGACCCAAGAACAAAAGAATTAACTTATAAACTGACTAAAGAAAGAAAAGAACTTGATCACCTTCTTAGTGTGAACGAAGAAGTTCTGCTTACTGGTTTTAAACAAGATGGTATTTCGGCCTGGGGAAAACTTTATAAAGATATTTCAGGATCAATGAAAGTCAACATTGATGGCAATCTTGTAGGTTTAGCGACGGCCAATAATCTTTATTCACACAGCGATCGCCCAACAAGAGAAAAAGCTTATAGAGCGATCAATGAAGGATGGAGGCAAAATGAAATCAGCGCCTGCTCTATTTTAAATTCTATCAATGGATGGCGAAATGAAGATTTCAAGGTTCGATCGACAAAGAAGCCTCTTCACTACTTAGATAAATCTTGCCTGACTTCAGGAATCACAAGAGAGACACTTGATACATTAATGCAAGTGACTTATGACAAACGCTCAGTTGGTCAAGAAATCCTTTCAATGATGGCCGGTGAACTTAGCATTGATAAATTAGGCCCATGGGACTTAATGGCGCCGAAACCTGAAGTCACATCATCTGAGAAGACTTCTTATCCTGAAGCGATTGCGATCATCAAAGAAGCCTTCAATGAAGTGAATCCAGAAATGGGTGCCTTTGCTCAAATGATGATGGATAAAAAATGGATTGATTGCGCTGATACGGAAAACCGCTCTCAGGGAGCTTACTGTACAGGATTTCCGAGTGTACGCGAGCCACGCGTGTTCATGACTTATGATGGAAGTATGAAAAATGTGATTACGCTTGCTCATGAAATTGGCCATGCTTACCACAGTTGGGTAATGAGAGATCTGCCGTTCAATGAAACTCATTATACGATGACACTGGCCGAGACTGCTTCTATTTTTGCAGAAACAACGGTGCGTGATTACTTACTTAGAACTTCTAAATCAAAAGATGAATTGAAGACAATTCTTTGGCAGGAAATTCAATCGGCGCAAAGCTTGTTGATCAATATTCCTTCCAGGTTTGAATTTGAGAAGAGATTTGTTGAACTACGAATGAAAAAGAATGTCACTGTCCCTGAGACAAAAGAATTAATGATAGCAAGTCAGAAATATTGGTATGAAAATACACTTACTGAATATGATGAGATGTTCTGGGCGAGCAAACTTCACTTTTCGATTTCAGGATTAAGTTTCTATAACTACCCCTACCTGTTTGGGTATTTATTCAGTATGGGAATTTATGCTAAGAAAGATTCGCTTGGAGCGGATTTTCATTCGAAGTATGTTGAGCTTTTAAGAGATACTGGAAGAATGACTGCTGAAGAATTGGTTCTGAAGCATTTCAACGAAGATATTTCGAAGAAAGAGTTTTGGTTGAGATCAATTCGTATTGTTGAAGATTCGGTTAAAAAATATAAAAACTTATAA
- a CDS encoding pirin family protein — MKKLLLKQRNDTPHWVGDGFPVRSIFSYHDIANDISPFLLMDYAGPAEFSPSKHIRGVGEHPHRGFETVTIVYSGEVEHRDSSGGGGLIKAGDVQWMTAASGLVHQEKHGKDFADKGGAFEMLQLWVNLPKKDKMSKPGYQGIKNEDIPVVEISNNAGMVRVIAGEYQDHKGPASTFTPINLWDVRLNAGHITEFKVPQGQTTAVFVLDGQVTLNDGEVIGDAEIALLERSGESFTLNATKNAKVLILTGEPINEPVVGYGPFVMNTTAEIGQALKDFEEGKMGRIS, encoded by the coding sequence ATGAAAAAGCTTTTACTAAAACAACGAAATGATACTCCACACTGGGTTGGTGACGGTTTTCCCGTTCGCTCGATATTCAGTTATCACGATATCGCGAACGACATTTCACCTTTCCTACTAATGGATTATGCAGGGCCTGCTGAGTTCTCACCTTCAAAACATATCAGAGGCGTTGGAGAACACCCTCACAGAGGTTTTGAGACGGTTACAATCGTTTACTCTGGTGAAGTTGAACATAGAGATTCATCTGGCGGTGGCGGTCTTATTAAGGCCGGAGACGTTCAATGGATGACGGCCGCTTCTGGGTTAGTGCACCAAGAGAAACATGGGAAAGATTTCGCTGATAAAGGCGGAGCTTTTGAGATGCTTCAACTTTGGGTCAATCTTCCAAAGAAAGACAAAATGTCAAAACCTGGTTACCAAGGAATTAAAAATGAAGACATTCCTGTTGTGGAAATTTCAAACAACGCAGGAATGGTGAGAGTTATTGCAGGTGAATACCAAGATCATAAAGGGCCAGCTTCAACTTTCACTCCGATCAATCTTTGGGATGTCCGCTTAAATGCGGGACACATTACAGAGTTTAAAGTTCCTCAGGGGCAAACGACAGCAGTGTTTGTTTTAGATGGCCAGGTCACTCTTAATGACGGCGAAGTCATTGGAGATGCAGAGATCGCATTACTAGAGCGCAGCGGTGAATCCTTCACTTTAAACGCTACGAAAAATGCGAAGGTGCTCATTCTTACAGGTGAGCCCATTAATGAGCCTGTTGTTGGTTACGGTCCATTTGTTATGAATACAACAGCTGAGATTGGACAAGCGCTAAAAGATTTTGAAGAAGGAAAAATGGGAAGAATTTCTTAA
- a CDS encoding sulfite exporter TauE/SafE family protein has translation MEFSQVFWLIAVSFGASALGGILGMASGIFIVPILTIFGKIDMHTAIGASVVSVIACSCAGASSYLRAKLTNFRLAMVLEISTTLGALTGVFLIGIIPVQYLYILFSVILFVSAQQMFLKRKESLPVEAKSDSWGSKLKLHGQYPDHKNGEVKYFVHNVPLGMSLMYLAGLISALLGIGSGVLKIPAMDSALKLPIKVSSATSNFMIGVTAAASAGAYFIRGEISSAVTGPVVLGSVLGALLGAKVLISIPSEKIRIFFVIILVILGIQMLIHSFGINLMEIKL, from the coding sequence ATGGAGTTTTCACAGGTGTTTTGGCTTATAGCTGTTTCTTTCGGAGCAAGTGCACTGGGAGGAATTTTAGGCATGGCCAGCGGTATTTTCATTGTTCCCATTCTCACAATATTTGGCAAAATTGATATGCACACAGCGATTGGAGCAAGTGTGGTTTCAGTTATTGCTTGTTCATGTGCAGGAGCGAGTTCGTACTTAAGAGCAAAACTTACAAATTTCAGACTGGCGATGGTTCTTGAAATTTCTACGACGTTGGGTGCTCTGACGGGAGTTTTCTTAATCGGCATTATTCCAGTTCAATATCTTTATATTCTTTTTTCAGTCATTCTTTTTGTCTCGGCTCAACAAATGTTTTTAAAAAGAAAAGAATCACTTCCTGTCGAAGCGAAGTCCGATTCATGGGGAAGCAAATTAAAACTCCACGGACAATATCCTGATCACAAAAATGGGGAAGTGAAATACTTCGTCCATAATGTTCCTCTGGGAATGTCACTCATGTATTTAGCAGGATTAATTTCTGCCCTTCTTGGAATTGGTAGTGGTGTTTTAAAAATTCCGGCAATGGACTCAGCATTAAAACTTCCGATTAAAGTTTCATCGGCCACATCGAACTTTATGATTGGTGTAACAGCTGCAGCGAGTGCCGGAGCTTATTTTATCAGAGGGGAGATTTCCTCGGCCGTGACTGGTCCGGTAGTTTTAGGATCGGTTTTAGGGGCCTTGTTAGGTGCTAAAGTTTTAATCTCGATTCCTAGCGAGAAGATTAGAATCTTTTTTGTCATCATTTTAGTCATACTGGGCATTCAGATGTTAATCCATTCTTTTGGAATTAATTTAATGGAGATTAAACTATGA
- a CDS encoding DUF1634 domain-containing protein, translating into MSDNSLIASKLEYLLERGTWISTAVVAVGVIFSLELITKIGIAMFILIPIGRIIGLLISFIKEKDKHMALIATFVLGIILLSLTVGVVTSKVH; encoded by the coding sequence ATGAGTGACAATAGTCTTATTGCCAGCAAGCTTGAATACCTATTAGAGCGTGGGACCTGGATTTCTACTGCTGTCGTTGCGGTCGGAGTGATTTTTTCACTTGAATTGATCACGAAGATTGGAATTGCCATGTTTATTCTTATTCCTATTGGGCGAATCATTGGGCTATTAATCAGTTTTATCAAAGAGAAGGATAAACATATGGCGCTGATTGCGACATTTGTTTTGGGAATTATTTTATTGAGTCTTACTGTTGGTGTTGTAACTTCTAAAGTTCATTAG
- a CDS encoding NAD(P)H-dependent oxidoreductase has protein sequence MNLLESFNWRYATKKMSGEQVSADKVERILEAARLAPTSSGLQPYRIFVITNQELKEKIKAVSWNQSVVADCSHLLVFAAWDHYTPERINEMFDLTNDVRGFKNEGWEKYRQQLLGMYPQRDPEVNFDHAARQAYIGFGFALATAAVEKVDSTPLEGFDPKAVDEILDLKSKGLRSAVMMTLGYREPSEDWLVNLVKVRNPREKFIIEIK, from the coding sequence ATGAACTTACTTGAATCTTTTAACTGGCGTTACGCTACTAAAAAAATGAGCGGCGAACAAGTTTCAGCTGATAAAGTTGAGCGCATTTTAGAAGCTGCACGCTTAGCTCCTACATCAAGCGGATTACAACCTTACCGTATTTTTGTTATTACTAATCAAGAATTGAAAGAAAAAATTAAAGCGGTCTCATGGAATCAATCAGTCGTTGCTGATTGCTCACATCTTTTAGTTTTTGCAGCATGGGATCATTACACACCCGAGCGTATCAATGAAATGTTTGATCTAACAAATGACGTGCGTGGATTTAAAAATGAAGGATGGGAAAAATACCGCCAGCAATTGCTTGGCATGTACCCACAACGTGATCCGGAAGTGAATTTCGACCACGCTGCCAGACAAGCTTACATTGGATTTGGTTTTGCTCTGGCAACAGCAGCTGTAGAAAAAGTTGATAGTACACCGCTTGAAGGCTTTGATCCGAAAGCAGTCGATGAAATACTAGATTTGAAATCGAAAGGTTTAAGAAGCGCAGTGATGATGACTCTTGGTTATAGAGAACCGAGTGAAGACTGGTTAGTGAATCTAGTAAAGGTTCGTAACCCACGTGAAAAATTTATTATCGAGATAAAATAA